Proteins encoded by one window of Thermococcus sp.:
- a CDS encoding MFS transporter, with translation MVSSLNPGVLGPYLSLWLKNIGLGFSEIGLVQSVSELAQLLTDFPTGGVADRYGRIKTYALGSSLFGLGLLMVALSGGLIGALLGASLSGLGSALVSGTMVPWLYDSLKDRKAVKAILGRVKEISGPVRFAGGFLGGVLANIAPNLPVLVAGALSILSGAMALILLSDNRGKAELNYSGILRRGLAEVIGNRGLHLLLISSFLLSFPARAFFTFWMLLMKARGLPAKYLGPIFALMLLTTSMGARLSRRLDSTPKTLALLTVVLSLEILLLGLAPNVWTSLALLFAVEGTLGARGPLMAVLRNDFIPNEVRSTVNSTLSTVGSAFMAIANTAIGALAGNLGLELAYVLAGSLGLLSALPIWRLTFLSVPAEGGNITEKPDGG, from the coding sequence TTGGTAAGCTCCCTCAACCCGGGAGTTCTAGGGCCCTACCTGAGCCTCTGGCTTAAAAACATCGGGCTCGGCTTTTCTGAGATTGGCTTGGTTCAGAGCGTTTCGGAACTTGCACAGCTCCTTACGGACTTTCCGACCGGTGGAGTTGCCGACAGATACGGTAGGATAAAGACGTACGCCCTCGGGAGTTCCCTCTTCGGTCTTGGACTGCTCATGGTGGCCCTTTCTGGAGGCCTGATTGGGGCCCTCTTGGGAGCGTCCCTTTCCGGCCTCGGGAGCGCACTCGTCAGCGGAACGATGGTTCCGTGGCTCTACGATTCGTTGAAGGACAGGAAAGCCGTGAAGGCAATCCTCGGAAGGGTCAAAGAAATCTCGGGCCCGGTCAGATTTGCTGGAGGCTTCCTCGGGGGAGTGTTGGCAAACATTGCCCCCAACCTCCCGGTGCTCGTTGCAGGAGCTCTTTCAATCCTGTCCGGAGCTATGGCCTTGATACTCCTGTCGGACAACAGGGGGAAAGCCGAGCTCAACTATTCAGGAATACTACGCAGGGGCCTAGCCGAGGTCATCGGAAACAGAGGCCTTCACCTGCTCCTGATTTCGTCGTTCCTACTCAGCTTTCCGGCCAGGGCCTTCTTCACCTTCTGGATGCTCCTGATGAAGGCACGGGGACTTCCGGCCAAATACCTCGGGCCCATTTTCGCCCTGATGCTCCTCACAACATCAATGGGAGCGAGGCTATCGAGAAGACTCGACTCAACACCAAAGACCTTAGCGTTGCTGACAGTAGTTCTTAGCCTTGAAATCCTGCTACTCGGTTTAGCCCCCAACGTATGGACGAGCCTTGCACTGCTCTTCGCGGTAGAGGGCACGCTGGGGGCAAGGGGTCCACTAATGGCGGTGCTCAGAAACGACTTCATTCCGAACGAGGTTCGCTCCACCGTGAACTCGACGCTGAGCACCGTTGGAAGTGCCTTCATGGCAATTGCAAACACCGCCATAGGTGCCTTGGCCGGAAACCTTGGCCTTGAGTTGGCCTACGTCTTGGCCGGCTCCCTCGGCCTGTTGTCTGCCCTCCCTATCTGGAGATTAACCTTTTTAAGCGTCCCCGCTGAAGGGGGTAACATCACTGAAAAACCCGACGGAGGATGA
- a CDS encoding class I SAM-dependent methyltransferase, whose protein sequence is MPKVEPFEKHRDRYENWFERHRYAYLSELEAVRRLLPKEGRGAEIGVGTGRFAAPLGIKLGVEPSKAMAEVARKRGIEVIEGVAENLPFPDESLDYLLMVTTICFVNDPERALREAYRVLKPGGALIIGFVDRDSPIGRYYEEHKEESVFYREARFFSTEELLELLKKAGFRKFEVLQTLFHRLDEIKGIEPVKPGYGEGSFVVIKAVK, encoded by the coding sequence ATGCCCAAGGTTGAACCCTTCGAGAAGCACCGCGACCGCTACGAGAACTGGTTCGAGAGGCACCGCTATGCTTACCTCTCAGAGCTTGAGGCGGTGAGGAGGCTTTTACCGAAGGAAGGAAGAGGAGCAGAGATAGGCGTGGGAACCGGTCGCTTTGCGGCACCGCTCGGGATAAAGCTCGGCGTCGAGCCTTCCAAAGCGATGGCAGAGGTAGCCAGAAAAAGGGGCATAGAGGTCATAGAAGGTGTTGCGGAAAACCTCCCTTTCCCCGATGAGAGCCTCGACTATCTTTTGATGGTCACCACTATCTGCTTCGTTAACGACCCTGAGAGGGCTTTAAGAGAAGCCTACCGCGTTCTCAAACCGGGTGGGGCTCTAATAATAGGCTTCGTTGACAGGGACAGTCCAATCGGGAGGTACTACGAGGAACACAAAGAGGAGAGCGTTTTTTACAGGGAAGCGAGGTTCTTCTCAACGGAAGAACTCCTGGAGCTTCTCAAAAAGGCCGGCTTCAGAAAGTTCGAGGTCCTTCAAACACTGTTCCACAGGCTGGATGAGATAAAGGGGATTGAACCCGTTAAGCCCGGCTACGGCGAGGGGAGCTTTGTGGTTATAAAGGCCGTGAAGTGA
- a CDS encoding bifunctional aspartate transaminase/aspartate 4-decarboxylase, protein MEEIFENLKKLDELSPFEFKELLIKLASRNSERMMLNAGRGNPNFLALEPRYAYLQLGKFALSEAERHFGYMGDLIGGHCEKDGIEARFEIFIRNHWNERGTRFLNSAVSYVRDYLGFSADDFLHEMVQGYLGCEYPTPPRMLPLAEKIVARYLLKEMGAGYDLGYAIVEETQLFAVEGGTGAMAYLFESLKANHLLNPGDKIAIAVPIFSPYLEIPKLDQYRLEIVEVNASPELGYQIPDEELEKLRNPEIKAFFLVNPGNPTAVKLEEGVLEKLREIVENEREDLIIITDDVYATFAEDFKSVYSVLPHNTILVYSFSKYFGATGWRLGVIALHKDNVVDRLIAKLPEEIQEELDKRYALITPNPRGLKFIDRLVADSRNVALRHTAGLSTPQQVQMVLFALYGLMDEEETYKKAVKRILRRRYRALYRGIGLEPVENPNYTYYYTLLDMEELSERLYGKEFSRWFMENFPPEEFIIRLAKEAGVVLLPGKGFEVPHPSARVSLANLREIDYLTIGRTIRKILDEYYEEFQRQGDLNAQG, encoded by the coding sequence ATGGAGGAGATTTTTGAGAACCTCAAAAAGCTCGACGAGCTCAGCCCCTTCGAGTTCAAGGAACTTCTCATAAAACTCGCCAGCAGGAACTCCGAAAGGATGATGCTCAACGCCGGTAGGGGTAATCCGAACTTTCTGGCGTTGGAACCGAGGTATGCTTACCTACAGCTCGGGAAGTTCGCGCTAAGCGAAGCAGAAAGGCACTTCGGCTACATGGGGGACCTCATAGGAGGGCACTGCGAGAAGGACGGCATAGAGGCGCGCTTTGAAATATTCATCAGAAACCATTGGAACGAGAGAGGAACGAGGTTCCTTAATTCAGCCGTAAGCTACGTGAGGGACTACCTTGGCTTTTCGGCCGATGATTTCCTTCACGAGATGGTTCAGGGCTATCTCGGCTGTGAATATCCGACCCCGCCGAGAATGCTCCCCCTCGCGGAAAAGATAGTCGCGAGATATCTCCTAAAAGAGATGGGGGCCGGCTACGACCTCGGTTATGCAATAGTCGAGGAAACCCAGCTCTTCGCAGTGGAAGGTGGAACCGGAGCTATGGCCTATCTCTTCGAGTCCCTCAAAGCAAACCACCTCCTGAACCCAGGGGACAAGATAGCGATAGCGGTTCCAATATTCAGTCCTTACCTTGAGATACCAAAACTCGACCAGTACAGGCTTGAGATAGTTGAAGTTAATGCATCGCCCGAACTCGGCTACCAGATACCGGACGAAGAACTTGAGAAGCTTAGGAACCCAGAGATAAAGGCGTTCTTCCTTGTAAACCCTGGCAACCCAACGGCGGTGAAGCTTGAGGAGGGAGTTCTCGAAAAGCTCAGGGAGATAGTCGAGAACGAGAGGGAAGACTTAATCATCATCACCGACGATGTCTACGCGACCTTTGCAGAGGACTTCAAGTCAGTCTATTCCGTCTTGCCCCACAACACTATACTGGTCTATTCCTTCTCCAAGTATTTTGGGGCCACAGGCTGGAGGCTCGGCGTTATAGCTCTCCACAAGGACAACGTCGTTGATAGACTGATTGCCAAACTTCCAGAGGAAATTCAGGAGGAGCTGGACAAGAGGTATGCCCTCATAACCCCCAATCCTAGGGGGCTGAAGTTCATAGACAGGCTCGTTGCCGACAGCAGGAACGTGGCTTTGAGACATACCGCCGGACTCTCGACGCCCCAGCAGGTTCAGATGGTGCTCTTTGCACTTTACGGCCTGATGGATGAGGAAGAAACCTACAAGAAAGCCGTCAAGAGAATCCTCAGGCGCCGTTACAGGGCGCTGTACAGGGGAATAGGCCTTGAACCGGTTGAAAACCCGAACTACACCTACTACTACACCCTCCTCGACATGGAGGAGCTGAGCGAGAGGCTCTACGGAAAGGAGTTCTCCCGCTGGTTCATGGAGAACTTCCCGCCGGAGGAGTTCATAATACGGCTTGCCAAAGAGGCAGGGGTTGTCCTTTTACCCGGTAAAGGTTTTGAGGTTCCTCACCCTTCAGCAAGGGTTTCGTTGGCGAACCTTAGGGAGATAGACTATCTCACCATAGGCAGAACCATAAGGAAAATCTTGGATGAATACTACGAGGAGTTCCAGAGGCAGGGTGACCTGAATGCCCAAGGTTGA
- a CDS encoding NifB/NifX family molybdenum-iron cluster-binding protein yields MKIAIPTNGGGREDTVAPVFARAPAFYIADIDEKGNIVSEKVIQNPASAVGGGAGPMAVQTLINEGVDAIIAPQVGPNALGVIQAAGIRLYQIAPGTPVEEAIKAAVSGSAGQFIAPAQAPTPAPATPTPAYGPYPAPAYPAYPAYGFGPGWGRGWGRGWGRGRGWGRGRGWGAKLGYCPWTGRPSRRALRWFYGWW; encoded by the coding sequence ATGAAGATTGCGATACCGACCAACGGAGGAGGTAGAGAAGATACTGTCGCCCCTGTCTTTGCAAGGGCACCAGCCTTTTATATAGCAGATATTGACGAAAAAGGGAACATAGTTAGCGAGAAGGTCATTCAGAACCCTGCTTCAGCAGTGGGAGGGGGAGCAGGACCAATGGCCGTTCAGACCCTTATCAATGAGGGAGTTGATGCCATAATCGCACCACAGGTTGGTCCTAACGCCCTTGGAGTTATACAGGCAGCGGGGATAAGGCTCTACCAGATTGCTCCAGGAACGCCTGTTGAGGAGGCTATAAAGGCCGCTGTTAGTGGAAGCGCTGGACAGTTCATCGCTCCAGCACAGGCACCCACTCCAGCCCCAGCGACGCCAACGCCAGCCTACGGTCCATATCCGGCTCCGGCCTATCCAGCGTATCCGGCCTACGGCTTCGGCCCCGGTTGGGGTAGAGGCTGGGGCCGCGGATGGGGACGCGGTAGAGGATGGGGCAGAGGAAGAGGCTGGGGAGCTAAGCTCGGTTACTGCCCATGGACAGGTAGACCGAGCAGAAGGGCCCTCCGCTGGTTCTACGGCTGGTGGTGA
- a CDS encoding NifB/NifX family molybdenum-iron cluster-binding protein: MRIIVSTVSGGLDDRVNQAFGRTPTFTIVDVDENGRIVNVQVVPNPGYSQPRGAGVTAAQFVIDQGADAVIAGQFGPNSYGVLQTAGIRMFSAPATMRVREAVEALLRGELQPGIQGGAGMGPGRGMGGGIGRGRGMGRGMGRGRGGW; this comes from the coding sequence ATGAGGATTATCGTGTCCACAGTGAGCGGTGGCCTTGACGACCGCGTCAATCAGGCCTTTGGGAGAACCCCAACTTTCACAATAGTTGACGTTGACGAAAACGGCAGGATAGTGAACGTTCAGGTTGTTCCAAACCCCGGCTACTCCCAGCCGAGAGGGGCGGGCGTTACCGCGGCTCAGTTCGTGATAGACCAGGGAGCCGATGCCGTCATAGCGGGCCAGTTCGGGCCAAATTCATACGGAGTCCTCCAGACTGCGGGAATAAGGATGTTCTCGGCTCCGGCGACCATGAGGGTTAGGGAGGCAGTAGAGGCCCTTCTGCGCGGGGAGCTACAGCCCGGAATTCAGGGAGGAGCAGGAATGGGCCCCGGTAGGGGCATGGGCGGAGGAATTGGCAGAGGACGGGGCATGGGTCGCGGTATGGGGAGAGGACGCGGCGGCTGGTGA
- a CDS encoding CRISPR-associated endoribonuclease Cas6 translates to MKPSIYQRAWHLVFRARGDEGLLRTGYLTGFGEKNSIGFGMSKVNGRRPRVERIWGKVTESRKVKTLEELLKEQHQKNSSSGETSKDESTSLFHWKGIPSSMPGWLPYSCPAVRKSQRDSRKRTLRMRLNLHRSCTQRTNGARAIFTQ, encoded by the coding sequence GTGAAGCCCAGCATCTACCAGAGGGCGTGGCACCTCGTTTTCAGAGCCAGAGGCGACGAGGGTTTGCTCCGGACAGGCTATCTGACCGGCTTCGGGGAGAAGAACTCGATAGGCTTTGGAATGTCAAAGGTGAATGGGAGAAGACCAAGGGTGGAGAGAATATGGGGGAAGGTAACGGAAAGCAGAAAAGTAAAGACGCTTGAGGAGCTCCTAAAGGAACAGCATCAGAAGAACTCATCATCCGGTGAAACATCTAAAGATGAGAGTACTTCACTTTTCCACTGGAAGGGCATCCCTTCGTCGATGCCGGGCTGGTTGCCATACTCCTGCCCAGCAGTAAGGAAAAGCCAGAGGGACTCACGGAAAAGGACGTTGAGAATGCGATTAAATTTGCATCGGAGTTGTACGCAAAGAACGAATGGAGCACGGGCTATATTCACGCAATGA
- a CDS encoding CRISPR-associated endonuclease Cas2, whose product MLCFVNKFLRQHLHWVQNSVFEGEITRAEFERIKVGLEEPINEDEDSVVICKLRSMPQRETMGVEKNSLRILSKITPQEARTP is encoded by the coding sequence GTGCTATGTTTCGTAAATAAGTTTCTTAGGCAACACCTTCACTGGGTTCAGAACAGCGTCTTTGAGGGCGAGATAACCCGGGCAGAGTTCGAGCGAATAAAGGTCGGGCTTGAAGAACCCATAAACGAGGACGAGGACTCCGTTGTCATCTGCAAACTCCGCTCAATGCCCCAGAGGGAAACAATGGGAGTGGAAAAGAACTCGCTGAGGATATTATCTAAAATCACGCCACAAGAGGCTCGTACTCCCTAA
- a CDS encoding 6-carboxytetrahydropterin synthase — protein MKARVIERFKFESAHAVLIDGQTEEIHGHTFRLEVAVEGELKKGYIMDFLQLRAIVEDVIKKLDHRNLNTLFENPTTENIALWIASEIKKRLPDRVRLRRLTLWEGEENGVELEF, from the coding sequence ATGAAGGCCCGCGTCATCGAGCGCTTCAAGTTCGAGTCCGCCCACGCAGTTCTCATAGACGGCCAGACAGAGGAAATTCACGGACACACCTTTAGACTCGAGGTGGCCGTCGAAGGAGAACTGAAAAAAGGTTATATCATGGACTTCCTGCAGTTGAGAGCTATCGTGGAAGATGTCATTAAAAAACTTGACCACAGGAACCTCAACACCCTCTTCGAGAACCCGACAACTGAGAATATAGCCTTATGGATTGCCAGTGAGATTAAGAAAAGGCTCCCTGATAGGGTCAGGCTTCGCCGTTTGACACTCTGGGAGGGTGAGGAAAACGGAGTTGAGTTAGAGTTCTAA
- a CDS encoding DUF192 domain-containing protein, with translation MIINETKNRVWHGAVKLADNFLRRFRGLMLVSNVNYSLVFVLPVESRLNASIHMFFMLSDIDVIWLDSTKRVVDFKRAKRWKVYSPKKPAKYIIEGPAGLIKALQIEEGDLISWEITEDKKKSIPVGVPISGKVSFEKTNSIVMAENVTEALAEDV, from the coding sequence ATGATAATCAACGAGACAAAGAACAGGGTCTGGCATGGAGCGGTTAAGTTGGCTGATAACTTTCTCCGACGGTTTAGAGGATTAATGCTCGTTAGCAACGTTAACTATTCTCTCGTTTTCGTTCTGCCAGTTGAAAGCAGGCTTAACGCCTCGATTCACATGTTTTTCATGCTGAGTGACATTGATGTCATCTGGTTGGATTCGACGAAGAGGGTCGTTGATTTTAAAAGGGCAAAGAGGTGGAAGGTCTATTCACCAAAAAAACCTGCCAAGTATATAATCGAAGGGCCAGCCGGATTGATAAAAGCCCTCCAGATTGAGGAGGGGGACCTAATAAGCTGGGAGATAACGGAAGATAAGAAAAAGAGCATTCCCGTGGGTGTTCCCATCTCGGGGAAAGTCTCGTTTGAGAAGACAAACAGTATCGTCATGGCGGAGAACGTCACAGAAGCCCTCGCAGAGGACGTTTGA
- the pfdA gene encoding prefoldin subunit alpha, with the protein MGMAEEKKVKTLEQIQDEIRSYLGEIEYLRSQVGAIDATITDLRTVDATLAYIKDKGKGKAIYIPLGGGIAIKGKIEDPEDVIMDVGAGILVGATIDEARENIEKRINALMNLRLALLRKIEEDTRKVNELLKELQEMNPEEKK; encoded by the coding sequence ATGGGAATGGCCGAGGAGAAGAAGGTCAAAACCCTTGAGCAGATTCAGGACGAGATTAGGAGCTACCTCGGTGAAATTGAGTACCTCAGGAGCCAAGTTGGTGCGATAGACGCAACAATCACCGACCTCAGAACCGTTGACGCAACCCTGGCCTACATAAAGGACAAGGGCAAAGGAAAGGCAATATACATTCCACTCGGTGGCGGAATCGCGATAAAGGGCAAGATTGAGGACCCCGAGGATGTTATAATGGACGTCGGAGCAGGAATTCTCGTGGGAGCGACAATTGACGAGGCCAGAGAGAACATCGAAAAGAGGATAAATGCCCTCATGAACCTCCGCCTAGCCCTGCTGAGGAAGATTGAGGAAGACACGAGAAAGGTCAACGAGCTCCTTAAAGAGCTCCAGGAGATGAACCCCGAGGAGAAGAAGTGA
- a CDS encoding prefoldin subunit yields the protein MEAVKAYELQLELRQIRELRNAIELKMKELEYAEGIITASKSERKLYRAFSDLLVEITKDEAIEHIERMRLVYKRELEKLKEKEKKIMEELSRLTS from the coding sequence ATGGAGGCAGTGAAGGCCTACGAGCTCCAGCTCGAACTCAGGCAGATTAGGGAACTCAGAAATGCCATCGAGCTCAAGATGAAGGAGCTTGAGTACGCGGAAGGAATAATAACCGCTTCCAAGTCCGAGAGGAAACTTTACAGGGCGTTCTCAGACCTACTAGTTGAGATAACCAAGGACGAGGCTATCGAGCACATCGAAAGAATGCGCCTTGTCTACAAGAGGGAACTTGAAAAACTCAAGGAGAAAGAGAAGAAGATAATGGAGGAGCTTTCAAGGCTCACTTCTTGA
- a CDS encoding 2-oxoacid:ferredoxin oxidoreductase subunit gamma has product MRKEVLFSGFGGQGVILASVILGRAAAVYENLYAVQTQSYGPESRGGASRAEVVISDEPIDYPKTLHPDYAVFFSQEAYTKYLHTVKEGATIIVEKDLVPHRDFEFEKKLNVIALPLTEIAEETTGLSLTMNILTLGILVGVTGIVSREAIEKAVRDAVPHGTEEINVRALKKGFEIAEGLKK; this is encoded by the coding sequence ATGAGGAAGGAAGTTCTCTTCAGCGGTTTCGGCGGACAGGGCGTTATCCTGGCGAGCGTTATCCTTGGAAGGGCAGCAGCTGTTTACGAGAACCTCTACGCGGTGCAGACCCAGAGCTACGGGCCAGAGTCGAGGGGAGGAGCGAGCAGGGCGGAGGTTGTCATAAGCGATGAACCGATAGACTACCCGAAGACACTCCACCCGGATTACGCCGTGTTCTTCTCCCAGGAAGCCTACACCAAGTACCTTCACACTGTCAAGGAAGGGGCAACCATTATCGTCGAGAAGGACCTCGTTCCGCATAGGGACTTTGAGTTCGAGAAGAAGCTCAACGTCATAGCGCTCCCCCTTACGGAGATAGCAGAGGAAACAACGGGACTGAGCCTGACCATGAACATCTTAACCCTCGGAATACTGGTGGGCGTTACCGGAATAGTAAGCAGGGAAGCAATAGAAAAGGCAGTGAGAGACGCCGTCCCCCACGGGACGGAAGAGATAAACGTTAGAGCACTCAAGAAGGGGTTTGAGATAGCTGAAGGCCTCAAGAAGTGA
- a CDS encoding 2-oxoacid:ferredoxin oxidoreductase subunit beta — MYLKSAYEIRDKYLRKDMLPTIFCPGCGIGSVLQFTLRAIDDLGLNQDEIVWVSGIGCSSRVPGFVNFDGLHTTHGRALAFATGIKLTNPDLKIIAFMGDGDSAAIGGNHLIHAIRRNLDVTVILINNFTYGMTGGQVAPTTLKGLKGTTAPYGQFENPFDIAQLAVSAGANYVARWTVFNYLQGINSIKKALSKEGFTLVEFLSPCPISFGRRNRMKTAPELIRWYQKITVPLAKAKKMSEEELEGKIIIGEFVDRDRPGLVREYREYIKRAKRMMGWEQ; from the coding sequence ATGTATTTGAAGTCCGCTTACGAGATTCGCGACAAATACCTCCGAAAGGACATGCTTCCGACGATATTCTGCCCTGGGTGTGGAATCGGGAGCGTTCTCCAGTTCACACTGAGGGCCATAGACGACCTCGGCCTCAACCAGGATGAGATAGTCTGGGTAAGCGGAATAGGCTGTTCATCCCGCGTTCCGGGGTTTGTTAACTTCGACGGCCTACATACCACTCATGGGAGAGCTTTGGCCTTCGCTACCGGGATAAAACTCACCAATCCAGACCTCAAGATAATCGCCTTCATGGGAGACGGCGACTCAGCTGCCATTGGAGGAAACCACCTAATCCACGCCATAAGGAGGAACCTCGATGTTACGGTTATTCTCATCAACAACTTCACCTACGGAATGACAGGTGGCCAAGTGGCTCCAACTACACTCAAGGGCCTGAAGGGAACCACAGCTCCCTACGGCCAGTTCGAGAACCCCTTCGACATCGCCCAGCTGGCGGTCTCGGCTGGGGCAAACTACGTCGCTAGATGGACGGTCTTCAACTACTTGCAAGGCATCAACAGCATAAAGAAGGCCCTGAGCAAGGAGGGCTTTACCCTAGTTGAGTTTCTCTCGCCATGTCCGATAAGCTTCGGAAGGAGGAACAGGATGAAGACCGCCCCGGAGCTAATCCGCTGGTACCAGAAGATAACAGTTCCCCTCGCCAAGGCGAAGAAGATGAGCGAGGAGGAGCTTGAGGGCAAGATTATCATTGGGGAGTTCGTTGACAGGGACAGGCCGGGCCTCGTTAGGGAGTATAGAGAGTACATAAAGCGCGCCAAGAGGATGATGGGGTGGGAGCAATGA
- a CDS encoding 2-oxoacid:acceptor oxidoreductase subunit alpha, with protein MRYPFPVGKSDFIQGDEAIARAAILAGCRFYAGYPITPASEIFEAMALYMPLVDGVSIQMEDEIGSIAAIIGASWAGAKAMTATSGPGFSLMQENLGYAVMTETPIVVVDVQRGGPSTGQPTLPAQGDIMQSIWGTHGDHMLIVLSPSTVQEAFDLTIKAFNLAEKYRTPVVLLTDAEIAHMRERVYIPNPDEIEIVNRKLPANEEEAKLPFGDPHGDGVPPMPIFGKGYRTYVTGLTHDERGRPKTVDAEIHEMLIRRIFRKILDHKDEIISYEKFMLEDAEIAIISTGIVSRSAIRAVKVLRERGVKAGLLKLNTIWPFDFEMIEELAEQVRKIYVPEMNMGQLYHLVKEGANGKAEVELIAKIGGEVHTPIEIVEKVVG; from the coding sequence ATGAGATATCCGTTTCCCGTTGGGAAGTCCGATTTCATACAGGGTGATGAGGCAATAGCGAGGGCGGCAATCTTGGCCGGCTGTCGCTTCTACGCTGGCTATCCAATAACGCCGGCCAGCGAGATATTCGAGGCAATGGCCCTCTACATGCCCCTCGTTGATGGAGTGAGCATACAGATGGAGGACGAGATAGGCAGCATAGCCGCGATAATCGGTGCTTCTTGGGCTGGGGCGAAGGCTATGACCGCAACCTCTGGTCCGGGTTTCAGCCTGATGCAGGAGAACCTTGGTTATGCGGTAATGACGGAGACGCCTATTGTTGTCGTTGACGTCCAGCGTGGTGGGCCCTCAACCGGCCAGCCAACTCTACCCGCCCAAGGAGACATAATGCAGTCAATCTGGGGAACACACGGCGATCACATGCTTATCGTTTTGAGCCCCTCAACGGTTCAGGAGGCATTCGACCTTACGATTAAGGCCTTCAACCTCGCGGAAAAATACAGAACTCCCGTTGTCCTGCTCACGGACGCGGAGATAGCCCACATGCGTGAGAGGGTTTACATTCCGAACCCCGATGAGATTGAAATCGTTAACAGGAAGCTTCCTGCCAACGAGGAGGAAGCTAAACTCCCCTTCGGTGACCCTCACGGAGATGGAGTCCCACCTATGCCGATATTCGGTAAGGGTTACCGCACCTACGTGACCGGTCTGACGCACGACGAGCGCGGAAGGCCAAAGACTGTCGACGCGGAAATTCATGAGATGCTCATACGGAGGATTTTCAGGAAGATACTAGACCACAAAGACGAAATCATAAGCTATGAAAAGTTCATGCTTGAGGACGCCGAGATAGCAATAATAAGCACTGGAATAGTCTCCCGCTCCGCGATAAGAGCCGTGAAGGTTCTCCGTGAGAGGGGTGTTAAAGCCGGTTTGCTCAAGCTCAACACGATATGGCCCTTCGACTTCGAGATGATTGAAGAGCTCGCCGAGCAGGTGAGAAAAATCTACGTTCCCGAGATGAACATGGGGCAGCTCTACCACCTCGTCAAGGAAGGTGCCAACGGAAAGGCCGAGGTGGAGCTAATAGCCAAGATAGGCGGTGAGGTTCACACTCCAATAGAGATAGTTGAGAAGGTGGTGGGATGA
- a CDS encoding 2-oxoacid:ferredoxin oxidoreductase subunit gamma, which produces MQIRFAGIGGQGVVLAGVILGEAAAIEGLNVLQTQDYSSASRGGHSIADVIISKEPIYDVIVTKADVLVALHQLGYDTVKDSLKEDGLLIIETDLVRPDRDYVGAPFTRIAEETTGLALTVNMVALGYLVAKTGVVKKESVEEAIKRRVPKGTEDINIKAFRAGFEEGSK; this is translated from the coding sequence ATGCAGATTAGGTTCGCAGGTATCGGCGGTCAGGGCGTTGTCCTGGCCGGGGTCATACTCGGTGAGGCTGCCGCGATTGAAGGCCTCAACGTTCTTCAGACCCAAGACTACAGTTCAGCGAGTAGGGGCGGCCACTCCATAGCGGACGTTATAATCTCCAAAGAGCCGATTTACGACGTAATAGTCACGAAGGCCGACGTTCTCGTTGCCCTCCACCAGCTCGGCTACGACACTGTTAAGGACTCACTCAAGGAGGACGGCCTCCTAATCATTGAGACTGACCTCGTTAGGCCGGATAGGGACTACGTAGGTGCTCCCTTCACGAGGATAGCCGAGGAAACTACGGGGCTTGCCCTAACGGTTAACATGGTGGCTTTGGGTTATCTGGTCGCCAAGACTGGGGTCGTTAAGAAGGAGAGCGTTGAGGAAGCTATTAAGAGGCGCGTCCCAAAGGGGACTGAGGATATAAATATCAAGGCTTTTAGGGCCGGATTTGAGGAGGGATCCAAATGA